In one window of Metasolibacillus fluoroglycofenilyticus DNA:
- a CDS encoding MFS transporter — MNKAILLLVSVQFFVYVGFGLIIPVLPEVIVKQDFHPMHVGGLLTIYSLASFFTAPLWGRLSDKVGRKKLILVGLLGFSLSFMLVSVFIHSLPMLYASRIVGGLFSGALYTAVTGFIGDISNEDNRNKYMGFMGMSIGLGFIFGPAIGGLLGEISIRMPFTVSAILIFALFFYALAVLKEPDTYRKTEGRAIIPMAAGKLFGYRIRYLFIFSFVVTFLLAGVESTLQLFQMDAIQITSAQIGSLFLFSGFVDFFIQGMVVRKVKDGHEPKWLMAAQIITAIGLFMLPFTNSLFFAGAALCVFTAGNALARTLNTSLASKESGGMYGTAAGVVYSMDSLGRIIGPLFFTWLLTASGGKTYYLSASIAVASVLLLWTFKKSMKSLRTVK; from the coding sequence ATGAATAAAGCTATTCTTTTGCTCGTATCTGTGCAATTTTTCGTTTATGTAGGATTTGGTTTAATTATTCCTGTTTTACCAGAGGTCATTGTGAAGCAAGATTTTCATCCGATGCATGTTGGTGGCTTGTTGACGATTTATTCACTTGCTAGCTTTTTTACAGCTCCTTTATGGGGGCGTTTATCTGATAAAGTAGGGCGCAAAAAATTAATATTAGTCGGCTTACTTGGCTTTAGCTTAAGCTTTATGCTTGTTTCGGTGTTTATCCATTCACTGCCAATGCTCTATGCTTCTCGCATTGTTGGTGGTTTGTTTTCTGGAGCTTTATATACAGCTGTAACAGGTTTTATTGGAGATATTTCTAATGAAGATAACCGTAATAAATATATGGGCTTTATGGGGATGTCTATTGGTCTAGGCTTTATTTTCGGACCAGCAATCGGTGGTTTACTTGGTGAAATAAGTATTCGGATGCCGTTTACAGTATCGGCAATATTAATTTTCGCCCTGTTTTTCTATGCATTAGCCGTATTAAAAGAGCCAGATACGTACCGTAAAACAGAGGGGCGTGCAATTATTCCAATGGCTGCTGGCAAGCTATTTGGCTACCGCATTCGTTATTTATTTATCTTTTCATTTGTAGTGACATTTTTGTTAGCAGGTGTTGAATCGACATTGCAGCTCTTCCAAATGGATGCAATTCAAATTACATCTGCACAAATTGGCTCGCTGTTTTTATTTAGTGGCTTTGTCGACTTTTTTATTCAAGGAATGGTTGTTCGCAAAGTGAAAGATGGGCATGAGCCGAAGTGGTTGATGGCTGCACAAATTATTACAGCAATTGGTCTATTCATGCTGCCGTTTACGAATAGCTTATTTTTTGCAGGGGCAGCTCTTTGTGTCTTTACGGCAGGTAATGCACTTGCCCGCACTTTGAATACATCGCTAGCCTCAAAGGAATCAGGGGGAATGTATGGTACAGCAGCAGGAGTTGTTTATTCAATGGACAGTTTAGGGCGCATTATCGGACCGTTATTCTTTACTTGGTTACTGACAGCTAGTGGTGGGAAGACGTACTATTTATCCGCAAGCATTGCTGTTGCAAGTGTTTTGCTACTATGGACATTCAAAAAAAGCATGAAATCATTGAGAACTGTAAAATAG
- a CDS encoding FusB/FusC family EF-G-binding protein yields MMTPFLTVAEVRLIEQQLVKIVNAKASSKDMNILSTVRELAIVALNEKMPFVENQETLRKAIETVEDRLDVTLFIENLQIYTIPFKQISEKDIEKLFKKEKKLKMPNLSKIDWRGISYLSWQDSGTHRQYIIIEHENDFIGLRGTISDANTKGVCAICNEHSNVHLFTAKVKGQADAYKSYSQYICADAAYCNRHLKDYKKLIQFVESNLV; encoded by the coding sequence ATGATGACTCCATTTTTAACTGTTGCGGAAGTTCGTTTAATTGAACAGCAATTAGTGAAAATAGTAAACGCCAAAGCCTCATCAAAGGATATGAATATATTGTCGACAGTTAGAGAGCTTGCTATAGTAGCATTGAATGAAAAAATGCCATTTGTAGAAAATCAAGAAACGTTGCGAAAAGCTATTGAAACAGTAGAGGATCGTCTAGATGTAACATTATTTATTGAAAACCTTCAAATATATACGATTCCATTTAAGCAAATTTCTGAAAAGGATATTGAAAAGCTGTTTAAAAAAGAAAAGAAGCTTAAAATGCCAAATTTGAGTAAAATTGATTGGAGAGGCATAAGCTACTTATCATGGCAGGATTCCGGTACACACCGCCAATATATTATTATTGAGCATGAGAATGATTTTATAGGCTTGAGAGGGACAATTAGCGATGCAAATACGAAGGGAGTTTGTGCGATTTGCAACGAGCATTCAAATGTTCATCTTTTTACAGCAAAGGTAAAAGGACAAGCGGATGCTTATAAATCATATAGTCAGTACATTTGTGCTGACGCGGCATACTGTAATCGCCATTTAAAGGATTATAAAAAACTTATTCAATTCGTCGAAAGTAATTTAGTCTAA
- a CDS encoding LytTR family DNA-binding domain-containing protein, whose protein sequence is MQTKTIDISAYVEAGNIICPQLAIPYKQAFIMGIYTDQAKIQHVLKAFMKQPNTYIHLKDDSLYERLTVKEHVAFFKKLFNSTESVEELLQLINLFDCQNIKIDKLSNSNRQLLHFLKLYLTPASILVIEEPLQNMEDFSKQLIVQLFEKMAQKMILLLSNNLEDLFISCHETSRLDADGLRLLDVVGQDIAPNDTAVFSPIKIEKIPTKKNDKIILFNPPEIDYIESVEGEVSIYVAGEAYPCSLTLTELEQRLLPLGFFRCHRSYIVNLQKVREIITWTKNSYSLSIHTTTKTTVPLSKNKLASLKELIGI, encoded by the coding sequence ATGCAAACAAAGACAATCGACATTTCCGCATATGTTGAAGCTGGCAATATTATTTGTCCCCAGCTAGCAATTCCCTATAAACAGGCTTTTATAATGGGTATTTATACAGACCAAGCTAAAATACAACATGTACTAAAGGCGTTTATGAAACAGCCAAATACGTATATTCATTTAAAAGATGACAGTCTTTATGAGCGTTTAACAGTGAAGGAGCATGTCGCGTTCTTCAAAAAGCTGTTCAACTCAACTGAATCAGTCGAGGAATTATTACAGCTTATTAACCTATTTGATTGCCAGAATATTAAGATAGATAAGCTTTCAAATAGCAATCGTCAATTACTTCATTTCTTAAAGCTTTATTTAACACCTGCCTCCATCCTTGTAATTGAAGAACCCCTTCAGAACATGGAAGATTTTTCAAAACAATTGATTGTTCAATTATTTGAAAAAATGGCACAGAAAATGATTTTATTACTTTCTAATAATTTAGAGGATTTATTTATTTCCTGTCATGAAACAAGTCGCTTGGATGCAGATGGTTTGCGATTATTGGATGTTGTAGGACAAGATATAGCACCAAATGACACAGCCGTATTTTCTCCCATAAAGATTGAAAAAATCCCAACAAAGAAAAATGACAAAATTATTTTATTTAATCCACCTGAAATTGACTATATAGAAAGTGTGGAAGGAGAAGTATCAATTTATGTGGCTGGGGAGGCATATCCCTGTTCATTAACTTTAACAGAGCTTGAGCAACGACTTTTACCTCTTGGCTTTTTCCGATGCCACCGCTCCTATATTGTCAATTTACAAAAGGTGCGTGAAATTATTACATGGACTAAAAATAGCTATAGCTTATCCATTCATACAACAACTAAAACTACGGTGCCTTTATCTAAAAACAAGCTTGCCTCTTTAAAAGAGCTTATCGGAATTTAG
- a CDS encoding ABC transporter ATP-binding protein, whose amino-acid sequence MTTIIDVRHLKKAFQQSNALADVTFSIQKGEIFGFLGPSGSGKTTTIKVLTAQLHKDGGEAFVFNMPVSAMQKSENRKKFGILTDNSGLYSRLSIEENLALYCKLYDVPTTAIKEALEFVNLYGERKKKVSMLSKGMTQRVLLARAILHKPDLLFLDEPTSALDPVNTAHIYKGLRALNELGTTIFLTTHDMQEAETLCDRVAFLNKGKIQAIGSPAQLKKQYSEQTITVELHDGTSQIIKNDAQNAQLIYDWMTNNQISRIFSNEPTLGDIFMQITGSDLQ is encoded by the coding sequence ATGACAACGATTATTGATGTTCGTCACTTAAAAAAAGCATTCCAACAATCCAATGCTTTAGCAGATGTTACATTTTCTATTCAAAAAGGAGAAATTTTTGGTTTTCTTGGTCCTAGTGGCTCAGGTAAAACAACAACAATTAAAGTTTTAACTGCACAGCTCCATAAAGATGGTGGCGAAGCATTTGTTTTCAATATGCCTGTTAGCGCTATGCAAAAAAGTGAAAATAGGAAGAAATTCGGCATTTTAACAGATAACAGTGGTCTCTATTCACGTTTATCTATTGAAGAAAATTTAGCACTTTATTGCAAGCTGTATGATGTGCCTACAACAGCGATTAAAGAAGCCCTTGAATTTGTCAATTTATATGGAGAAAGAAAGAAAAAAGTGAGCATGCTGTCAAAAGGGATGACTCAACGCGTTTTATTAGCTAGAGCTATCTTGCACAAACCTGACCTACTATTTTTAGATGAGCCAACCTCTGCACTTGACCCTGTTAATACAGCACATATTTACAAAGGGCTACGCGCTTTAAATGAGCTTGGTACAACAATTTTTCTAACTACTCATGATATGCAGGAGGCTGAAACATTGTGCGACCGTGTAGCCTTTTTAAATAAGGGCAAAATTCAAGCAATTGGTTCACCAGCACAATTAAAAAAACAATATAGCGAGCAAACGATAACTGTTGAATTACATGATGGTACATCTCAGATTATTAAAAACGACGCACAAAATGCCCAATTGATATACGATTGGATGACAAACAATCAAATTTCGCGTATCTTTTCAAACGAACCGACTTTAGGTGATATTTTTATGCAAATTACAGGGAGTGACTTACAATGA